From a single Sander vitreus isolate 19-12246 chromosome 4, sanVit1, whole genome shotgun sequence genomic region:
- the eif4enif1 gene encoding eukaryotic translation initiation factor 4E transporter isoform X3, which produces MENDACVEQKDGDGDVAQVKQLAATAPYRYTKEVLLEIKELPVSNERPDCLSEKYDSDGVWDPEKWHASLYPTSERSSPVEGFKKDYVDDRVPLKRRIPDPRERLKEDDLDVVLSPQRRSFGGGCQGNAALAPHARRPISPLENKENESLRLGGARRIGSGRIIAARAFEREARSEKERERERDFKDKRFRRDFGDKRVFSERRRNDSYAEEEPEWFSGGPTSQSETIELIGFDDKILEDDKRRSKRSRKRAESIREVECNGQAEERDAGLQSTADQEVPHPDVLPEQTTGDFDFNEFFNLEKTMPGLASAPFSVLQMIEDVLGEGPVSASRFSQWFSSNLSPSGSRSSSLRSTPHEELEKLAGLESRSSSSSQGPASYFTPIQTSECKEKVDILELLHKAKIDLKPLLSTLSVNKARLRESTNCGAVLSLEEVEGEMKGMKLGSEPQVRKGPPPQRGNGTPFMAQHLEEALTGGSSARPKSRDTDMSAFNKLVSSMKASGTLPTHPKNNTNNQPSDPAVVTLSEAQLPPRQQKNIFQELLGGPARSGSPTLLGNLLGSSEGPTTSAPLHGLLHKGPSPPLFPHRAPSPDYFNSRLQPSTGFPVGHQPMLPEQFADVHRSISPGSAAQQQMRALSMPVNQADLEALAFQQDLALHAHHSFQSGYKPPQDIYFQNRLQRVNRSPGPGPQPAGRNSPANAVTSMLSPSFTPTSVIRKMYATKEKSRDEPLSRSENKEEAVGHAQDDGSSPNLYMEAIDGNTAQSGGVRAGSQTFPRKDQERLRPGSAGHHTPNMVPPGPASFPRPIYPVPLLSQVPMVRPPPQLHPNVVQRMLAHGIQPQQLGPALVQAGIFPPHVDLAQLQGLPPALLGQPLYPLSATGHPLLPPRANTQMQLAVMQQQLQQQRPMHPGIPGPQSQSQGPHRTNGSQQHRGTPPLGLAKWFGSDVLEQPLPSMPAKVISVDELEFRP; this is translated from the exons ATGGAGAACGATGCTTGTGTAGAGCAGAAGGATGGGGATGGTGATGTGGCTCAAGTTAAACAGCTAGCAGCCACAGCTCCTTACAGATACACCAAG GAGGTGCTTCTGGAAATAAAAGAACTACCAGTCTCCAATGAAAGGCCAGACTGTCTCTCTGAGAAATATGACAG TGATGGTGTCTGGGACCCTGAGAAGTGGCATGCCTCACTGTATCCCACTTCAGAGCGTAGCTCTCCGGTGGAAGGTTTTAAGAAGGACTATGTGGATGACAGAGTTCCTTTGAAACGAAGAATCCCAG ATCCTCGTGAGCGATTAAAGGAGGATGATCTGGATGTCGTACTGAGCCCACAGCGACGCAGCTTCGGTGGTGGATGTCAAGGCAATGCTGCACTTGCACCCCACGCCCGTCGCCCAATCAGCCCCCTTGAAAATAAGGAGAATGAGAGTCTCCGTCTAGGAGGGGCACGCAGAATCGGCAGTGGCCGCATAATTGCTGCCCGAGCATTTGAGAGAGAAGCCCGTTCGGAGAAGGAGCGGGAACGTGAGAGGGACTTTAAGGATAAAAGATTCAGG AGGGATTTCGGTGACAAACGTGTGTTTAGTGAAAGGAGAAGGAATGACTCTTATGCAGAGGAAGAGCCAGAGTGGTTCTCTGGAGGTCCCACCAGCCAGTCTGAGACGATTGAGCTCATTGGATTTGACGACAAAATCTTGGAGGATGATAAGCGGAGGTCCAAGCGGTCAAGAAAACGGGCAGAGTCCATAAGAGAAG TGGAATGTAACGGACAAGCAGAAGAGCGAGATGCTGGTTTGCAGTCTACTGCTGATCAGGAGGTTCCCCACCCTGATGTTCTGCCTGAGCAGACGACTGGAGACTTTGACTTCAATGAATTTTTCAATCTGGAGAAGACCATGCCAGGGCTGGCCTCT GCGCCTTTTTCTGTCTTACAGATGATAGAGGACGTTTTGGGGGAGGGCCCTGTATCGGCTAGCCGCTTCAGTCAGTGGTTCTCCAGTAACCTGAGCCCTTCAGGCAGCCGGTCCAGCAGTCTGAGGTCCACTCCCCATGAGGAACTAGAAAAACTTGCAG GGCTTGAATCACGCAGCTCTTCCTCTAGCCAAGGCCCTGCCTCATACTTCACACCTATTCAAACATCTGAGTGCAAGGAGAAGGTGGACATCCTGGAGCTGCTGCATAAGGCCAAAATAGACCTGAAGCCTCTTCTTTCCACCCTGTCGGTCAACAAGGCTCGGCTAAGGGAAAGCA CTAACTGTGGAGCAGTGCTCTCGCTGGAGGAAGTGGAGGGAGAGATGAAGGGGATGAAGCTGGGCTCAGAACCACAGGTGCGAAAGGGGCCGCCTCCACAGAGAGGAAATGGCACGCCTTTTATGGCTCAACATTTAGAGGAGGCTTTAACTGGTGGCTCCAGTGCCCGTCCAAAGTCACGTGACACAGACATGTCTGCCTTTAATAAACTAGTCAGCAGCATGAAGGCAAGTGGAACTCTGCCAACTCAccccaaaaacaacacaaacaat CAACCTTCAGACCCAGCTGTGGTGACACTGTCTGAAGCTCAGTTGCCTCCTCGGcagcaaaaaaacatatttcag GAGCTCTTGGGAGGTCCTGCTCGTAGTGGCTCTCCTACACTACTTGGCAATCTGTTGGGCAGCTCTGAGGGCCCAACAACCTCTGCCCCGCTACACGGCCTACTACACAAGGGCCCGTCACCCCCACTCTTTCCACATAGGGCACCCTCACCTGACTACTTCAACAGTCGGTTGCAACCTTCAACAG GTTTTCCTGTTGGTCATCAGCCCATGCTGCCGGAACAGTTTGCTGATGTACACAGATCTATCAGCCCTGGATCTGCTGCACAGCAACAG ATGAGGGCGCTCTCTATGCCAGTGAATCAGGCAGACCTGGAAGCTCTGGCATTTCAGCAGGACCTTGCTCTACATGCCCACCACTCATTCCAGTCTGGCTACAAGCCACCACAGGacatatattttcaaaatag ACTGCAACGTGTTAATCGCTCTCCTGGTCCAGGCCCTCAGCCTGCTGGAAGAAACTCTCCAGCCAATGCTGTCACCAGTATG TTGTCTCCATCATTTACTCCCACATCTGTGATCCGCAAAATGTACGCGACAAAAGAGAAAAGCAGAGATGAACCATTGAGTCGTTCAGAGAACAAGGAAGAGGCAGTAGGACACGCTCAAGATG ACGGCAGCTCTCCAAATCTATATATGGAGGCGATTGATGGGAATACGGCCCAGTCTGGAGGAGTAAGGGCTGGCTCCCAGACCTTTCCAAGGAAGGACCAGGAGCGTCTCAGGCCTGGTTCTGCTGGACACCACACGCCCAACATGGTACCTCCAGGACCCGCGTCTTTCCCTCGTCCCATCTATCCGGTACCGCTGCTATCCCAAGTACCAATGGTGCGCCCTCCTCCTCAGCTCCACCCTAATGTGGTTCAAAGAATGCTGGCGCACGGTATCCAGCCCCAGCAACTTGGACCTGCTCTTGTGCAAGCAG GTATATTCCCACCACATGTTGACCTTGCCCAACTTCAAGGCTTGCCTCCTGCCCTGCTTGGACAACCGCTGTACCCTCTAAGTGCAACAGGGCATCCACTTCTACCTCCCAGAGCCAACACTCAAATGCAGTTAGCAGTAATGCAGCAGCAACTTCAGCAACAGAGACCAA TGCATCCAGGCATCCCAGGCCCTCAGTCACAGAGCCAAGGCCCTCACCGGACAAATGGCTCCCAGCAACACAGGGGCACCCCCCCTCTAGGTCTCGCTAAGTGGTTTGGATCAGATGTGCTAGAACAGCCACTCCCCTCCATGCCGGCCAAGGTCATAAGTGTAGACGAATTGGAGTTCCGGCCATAA
- the eif4enif1 gene encoding eukaryotic translation initiation factor 4E transporter isoform X1, with product MENDACVEQKDGDGDVAQVKQLAATAPYRYTKEVLLEIKELPVSNERPDCLSEKYDSDGVWDPEKWHASLYPTSERSSPVEGFKKDYVDDRVPLKRRIPDPRERLKEDDLDVVLSPQRRSFGGGCQGNAALAPHARRPISPLENKENESLRLGGARRIGSGRIIAARAFEREARSEKERERERDFKDKRFRRDFGDKRVFSERRRNDSYAEEEPEWFSGGPTSQSETIELIGFDDKILEDDKRRSKRSRKRAESIREVECNGQAEERDAGLQSTADQEVPHPDVLPEQTTGDFDFNEFFNLEKTMPGLASAPFSVLQMIEDVLGEGPVSASRFSQWFSSNLSPSGSRSSSLRSTPHEELEKLAGLESRSSSSSQGPASYFTPIQTSECKEKVDILELLHKAKIDLKPLLSTLSVNKARLRESTNCGAVLSLEEVEGEMKGMKLGSEPQVRKGPPPQRGNGTPFMAQHLEEALTGGSSARPKSRDTDMSAFNKLVSSMKASGTLPTHPKNNTNNQPSDPAVVTLSEAQLPPRQQKNIFQELLGGPARSGSPTLLGNLLGSSEGPTTSAPLHGLLHKGPSPPLFPHRAPSPDYFNSRLQPSTGFTHRFHDRIIRNEPRSFPVGHQPMLPEQFADVHRSISPGSAAQQQMRALSMPVNQADLEALAFQQDLALHAHHSFQSGYKPPQDIYFQNRLQRVNRSPGPGPQPAGRNSPANAVTSMLSPSFTPTSVIRKMYATKEKSRDEPLSRSENKEEAVGHAQDDGSSPNLYMEAIDGNTAQSGGVRAGSQTFPRKDQERLRPGSAGHHTPNMVPPGPASFPRPIYPVPLLSQVPMVRPPPQLHPNVVQRMLAHGIQPQQLGPALVQAGIFPPHVDLAQLQGLPPALLGQPLYPLSATGHPLLPPRANTQMQLAVMQQQLQQQRPMHPGIPGPQSQSQGPHRTNGSQQHRGTPPLGLAKWFGSDVLEQPLPSMPAKVISVDELEFRP from the exons ATGGAGAACGATGCTTGTGTAGAGCAGAAGGATGGGGATGGTGATGTGGCTCAAGTTAAACAGCTAGCAGCCACAGCTCCTTACAGATACACCAAG GAGGTGCTTCTGGAAATAAAAGAACTACCAGTCTCCAATGAAAGGCCAGACTGTCTCTCTGAGAAATATGACAG TGATGGTGTCTGGGACCCTGAGAAGTGGCATGCCTCACTGTATCCCACTTCAGAGCGTAGCTCTCCGGTGGAAGGTTTTAAGAAGGACTATGTGGATGACAGAGTTCCTTTGAAACGAAGAATCCCAG ATCCTCGTGAGCGATTAAAGGAGGATGATCTGGATGTCGTACTGAGCCCACAGCGACGCAGCTTCGGTGGTGGATGTCAAGGCAATGCTGCACTTGCACCCCACGCCCGTCGCCCAATCAGCCCCCTTGAAAATAAGGAGAATGAGAGTCTCCGTCTAGGAGGGGCACGCAGAATCGGCAGTGGCCGCATAATTGCTGCCCGAGCATTTGAGAGAGAAGCCCGTTCGGAGAAGGAGCGGGAACGTGAGAGGGACTTTAAGGATAAAAGATTCAGG AGGGATTTCGGTGACAAACGTGTGTTTAGTGAAAGGAGAAGGAATGACTCTTATGCAGAGGAAGAGCCAGAGTGGTTCTCTGGAGGTCCCACCAGCCAGTCTGAGACGATTGAGCTCATTGGATTTGACGACAAAATCTTGGAGGATGATAAGCGGAGGTCCAAGCGGTCAAGAAAACGGGCAGAGTCCATAAGAGAAG TGGAATGTAACGGACAAGCAGAAGAGCGAGATGCTGGTTTGCAGTCTACTGCTGATCAGGAGGTTCCCCACCCTGATGTTCTGCCTGAGCAGACGACTGGAGACTTTGACTTCAATGAATTTTTCAATCTGGAGAAGACCATGCCAGGGCTGGCCTCT GCGCCTTTTTCTGTCTTACAGATGATAGAGGACGTTTTGGGGGAGGGCCCTGTATCGGCTAGCCGCTTCAGTCAGTGGTTCTCCAGTAACCTGAGCCCTTCAGGCAGCCGGTCCAGCAGTCTGAGGTCCACTCCCCATGAGGAACTAGAAAAACTTGCAG GGCTTGAATCACGCAGCTCTTCCTCTAGCCAAGGCCCTGCCTCATACTTCACACCTATTCAAACATCTGAGTGCAAGGAGAAGGTGGACATCCTGGAGCTGCTGCATAAGGCCAAAATAGACCTGAAGCCTCTTCTTTCCACCCTGTCGGTCAACAAGGCTCGGCTAAGGGAAAGCA CTAACTGTGGAGCAGTGCTCTCGCTGGAGGAAGTGGAGGGAGAGATGAAGGGGATGAAGCTGGGCTCAGAACCACAGGTGCGAAAGGGGCCGCCTCCACAGAGAGGAAATGGCACGCCTTTTATGGCTCAACATTTAGAGGAGGCTTTAACTGGTGGCTCCAGTGCCCGTCCAAAGTCACGTGACACAGACATGTCTGCCTTTAATAAACTAGTCAGCAGCATGAAGGCAAGTGGAACTCTGCCAACTCAccccaaaaacaacacaaacaat CAACCTTCAGACCCAGCTGTGGTGACACTGTCTGAAGCTCAGTTGCCTCCTCGGcagcaaaaaaacatatttcag GAGCTCTTGGGAGGTCCTGCTCGTAGTGGCTCTCCTACACTACTTGGCAATCTGTTGGGCAGCTCTGAGGGCCCAACAACCTCTGCCCCGCTACACGGCCTACTACACAAGGGCCCGTCACCCCCACTCTTTCCACATAGGGCACCCTCACCTGACTACTTCAACAGTCGGTTGCAACCTTCAACAG GCTTTACCCACAGATTTCATGATCGCATAATCAGAAATGAACCCAGAA GTTTTCCTGTTGGTCATCAGCCCATGCTGCCGGAACAGTTTGCTGATGTACACAGATCTATCAGCCCTGGATCTGCTGCACAGCAACAG ATGAGGGCGCTCTCTATGCCAGTGAATCAGGCAGACCTGGAAGCTCTGGCATTTCAGCAGGACCTTGCTCTACATGCCCACCACTCATTCCAGTCTGGCTACAAGCCACCACAGGacatatattttcaaaatag ACTGCAACGTGTTAATCGCTCTCCTGGTCCAGGCCCTCAGCCTGCTGGAAGAAACTCTCCAGCCAATGCTGTCACCAGTATG TTGTCTCCATCATTTACTCCCACATCTGTGATCCGCAAAATGTACGCGACAAAAGAGAAAAGCAGAGATGAACCATTGAGTCGTTCAGAGAACAAGGAAGAGGCAGTAGGACACGCTCAAGATG ACGGCAGCTCTCCAAATCTATATATGGAGGCGATTGATGGGAATACGGCCCAGTCTGGAGGAGTAAGGGCTGGCTCCCAGACCTTTCCAAGGAAGGACCAGGAGCGTCTCAGGCCTGGTTCTGCTGGACACCACACGCCCAACATGGTACCTCCAGGACCCGCGTCTTTCCCTCGTCCCATCTATCCGGTACCGCTGCTATCCCAAGTACCAATGGTGCGCCCTCCTCCTCAGCTCCACCCTAATGTGGTTCAAAGAATGCTGGCGCACGGTATCCAGCCCCAGCAACTTGGACCTGCTCTTGTGCAAGCAG GTATATTCCCACCACATGTTGACCTTGCCCAACTTCAAGGCTTGCCTCCTGCCCTGCTTGGACAACCGCTGTACCCTCTAAGTGCAACAGGGCATCCACTTCTACCTCCCAGAGCCAACACTCAAATGCAGTTAGCAGTAATGCAGCAGCAACTTCAGCAACAGAGACCAA TGCATCCAGGCATCCCAGGCCCTCAGTCACAGAGCCAAGGCCCTCACCGGACAAATGGCTCCCAGCAACACAGGGGCACCCCCCCTCTAGGTCTCGCTAAGTGGTTTGGATCAGATGTGCTAGAACAGCCACTCCCCTCCATGCCGGCCAAGGTCATAAGTGTAGACGAATTGGAGTTCCGGCCATAA
- the eif4enif1 gene encoding eukaryotic translation initiation factor 4E transporter isoform X2, which yields MENDACVEQKDGDGDVAQVKQLAATAPYRYTKEVLLEIKELPVSNERPDCLSEKYDSDGVWDPEKWHASLYPTSERSSPVEGFKKDYVDDRVPLKRRIPDPRERLKEDDLDVVLSPQRRSFGGGCQGNAALAPHARRPISPLENKENESLRLGGARRIGSGRIIAARAFEREARSEKERERERDFKDKRFRRDFGDKRVFSERRRNDSYAEEEPEWFSGGPTSQSETIELIGFDDKILEDDKRRSKRSRKRAESIREVECNGQAEERDAGLQSTADQEVPHPDVLPEQTTGDFDFNEFFNLEKTMPGLASMIEDVLGEGPVSASRFSQWFSSNLSPSGSRSSSLRSTPHEELEKLAGLESRSSSSSQGPASYFTPIQTSECKEKVDILELLHKAKIDLKPLLSTLSVNKARLRESTNCGAVLSLEEVEGEMKGMKLGSEPQVRKGPPPQRGNGTPFMAQHLEEALTGGSSARPKSRDTDMSAFNKLVSSMKASGTLPTHPKNNTNNQPSDPAVVTLSEAQLPPRQQKNIFQELLGGPARSGSPTLLGNLLGSSEGPTTSAPLHGLLHKGPSPPLFPHRAPSPDYFNSRLQPSTGFTHRFHDRIIRNEPRSFPVGHQPMLPEQFADVHRSISPGSAAQQQMRALSMPVNQADLEALAFQQDLALHAHHSFQSGYKPPQDIYFQNRLQRVNRSPGPGPQPAGRNSPANAVTSMLSPSFTPTSVIRKMYATKEKSRDEPLSRSENKEEAVGHAQDDGSSPNLYMEAIDGNTAQSGGVRAGSQTFPRKDQERLRPGSAGHHTPNMVPPGPASFPRPIYPVPLLSQVPMVRPPPQLHPNVVQRMLAHGIQPQQLGPALVQAGIFPPHVDLAQLQGLPPALLGQPLYPLSATGHPLLPPRANTQMQLAVMQQQLQQQRPMHPGIPGPQSQSQGPHRTNGSQQHRGTPPLGLAKWFGSDVLEQPLPSMPAKVISVDELEFRP from the exons ATGGAGAACGATGCTTGTGTAGAGCAGAAGGATGGGGATGGTGATGTGGCTCAAGTTAAACAGCTAGCAGCCACAGCTCCTTACAGATACACCAAG GAGGTGCTTCTGGAAATAAAAGAACTACCAGTCTCCAATGAAAGGCCAGACTGTCTCTCTGAGAAATATGACAG TGATGGTGTCTGGGACCCTGAGAAGTGGCATGCCTCACTGTATCCCACTTCAGAGCGTAGCTCTCCGGTGGAAGGTTTTAAGAAGGACTATGTGGATGACAGAGTTCCTTTGAAACGAAGAATCCCAG ATCCTCGTGAGCGATTAAAGGAGGATGATCTGGATGTCGTACTGAGCCCACAGCGACGCAGCTTCGGTGGTGGATGTCAAGGCAATGCTGCACTTGCACCCCACGCCCGTCGCCCAATCAGCCCCCTTGAAAATAAGGAGAATGAGAGTCTCCGTCTAGGAGGGGCACGCAGAATCGGCAGTGGCCGCATAATTGCTGCCCGAGCATTTGAGAGAGAAGCCCGTTCGGAGAAGGAGCGGGAACGTGAGAGGGACTTTAAGGATAAAAGATTCAGG AGGGATTTCGGTGACAAACGTGTGTTTAGTGAAAGGAGAAGGAATGACTCTTATGCAGAGGAAGAGCCAGAGTGGTTCTCTGGAGGTCCCACCAGCCAGTCTGAGACGATTGAGCTCATTGGATTTGACGACAAAATCTTGGAGGATGATAAGCGGAGGTCCAAGCGGTCAAGAAAACGGGCAGAGTCCATAAGAGAAG TGGAATGTAACGGACAAGCAGAAGAGCGAGATGCTGGTTTGCAGTCTACTGCTGATCAGGAGGTTCCCCACCCTGATGTTCTGCCTGAGCAGACGACTGGAGACTTTGACTTCAATGAATTTTTCAATCTGGAGAAGACCATGCCAGGGCTGGCCTCT ATGATAGAGGACGTTTTGGGGGAGGGCCCTGTATCGGCTAGCCGCTTCAGTCAGTGGTTCTCCAGTAACCTGAGCCCTTCAGGCAGCCGGTCCAGCAGTCTGAGGTCCACTCCCCATGAGGAACTAGAAAAACTTGCAG GGCTTGAATCACGCAGCTCTTCCTCTAGCCAAGGCCCTGCCTCATACTTCACACCTATTCAAACATCTGAGTGCAAGGAGAAGGTGGACATCCTGGAGCTGCTGCATAAGGCCAAAATAGACCTGAAGCCTCTTCTTTCCACCCTGTCGGTCAACAAGGCTCGGCTAAGGGAAAGCA CTAACTGTGGAGCAGTGCTCTCGCTGGAGGAAGTGGAGGGAGAGATGAAGGGGATGAAGCTGGGCTCAGAACCACAGGTGCGAAAGGGGCCGCCTCCACAGAGAGGAAATGGCACGCCTTTTATGGCTCAACATTTAGAGGAGGCTTTAACTGGTGGCTCCAGTGCCCGTCCAAAGTCACGTGACACAGACATGTCTGCCTTTAATAAACTAGTCAGCAGCATGAAGGCAAGTGGAACTCTGCCAACTCAccccaaaaacaacacaaacaat CAACCTTCAGACCCAGCTGTGGTGACACTGTCTGAAGCTCAGTTGCCTCCTCGGcagcaaaaaaacatatttcag GAGCTCTTGGGAGGTCCTGCTCGTAGTGGCTCTCCTACACTACTTGGCAATCTGTTGGGCAGCTCTGAGGGCCCAACAACCTCTGCCCCGCTACACGGCCTACTACACAAGGGCCCGTCACCCCCACTCTTTCCACATAGGGCACCCTCACCTGACTACTTCAACAGTCGGTTGCAACCTTCAACAG GCTTTACCCACAGATTTCATGATCGCATAATCAGAAATGAACCCAGAA GTTTTCCTGTTGGTCATCAGCCCATGCTGCCGGAACAGTTTGCTGATGTACACAGATCTATCAGCCCTGGATCTGCTGCACAGCAACAG ATGAGGGCGCTCTCTATGCCAGTGAATCAGGCAGACCTGGAAGCTCTGGCATTTCAGCAGGACCTTGCTCTACATGCCCACCACTCATTCCAGTCTGGCTACAAGCCACCACAGGacatatattttcaaaatag ACTGCAACGTGTTAATCGCTCTCCTGGTCCAGGCCCTCAGCCTGCTGGAAGAAACTCTCCAGCCAATGCTGTCACCAGTATG TTGTCTCCATCATTTACTCCCACATCTGTGATCCGCAAAATGTACGCGACAAAAGAGAAAAGCAGAGATGAACCATTGAGTCGTTCAGAGAACAAGGAAGAGGCAGTAGGACACGCTCAAGATG ACGGCAGCTCTCCAAATCTATATATGGAGGCGATTGATGGGAATACGGCCCAGTCTGGAGGAGTAAGGGCTGGCTCCCAGACCTTTCCAAGGAAGGACCAGGAGCGTCTCAGGCCTGGTTCTGCTGGACACCACACGCCCAACATGGTACCTCCAGGACCCGCGTCTTTCCCTCGTCCCATCTATCCGGTACCGCTGCTATCCCAAGTACCAATGGTGCGCCCTCCTCCTCAGCTCCACCCTAATGTGGTTCAAAGAATGCTGGCGCACGGTATCCAGCCCCAGCAACTTGGACCTGCTCTTGTGCAAGCAG GTATATTCCCACCACATGTTGACCTTGCCCAACTTCAAGGCTTGCCTCCTGCCCTGCTTGGACAACCGCTGTACCCTCTAAGTGCAACAGGGCATCCACTTCTACCTCCCAGAGCCAACACTCAAATGCAGTTAGCAGTAATGCAGCAGCAACTTCAGCAACAGAGACCAA TGCATCCAGGCATCCCAGGCCCTCAGTCACAGAGCCAAGGCCCTCACCGGACAAATGGCTCCCAGCAACACAGGGGCACCCCCCCTCTAGGTCTCGCTAAGTGGTTTGGATCAGATGTGCTAGAACAGCCACTCCCCTCCATGCCGGCCAAGGTCATAAGTGTAGACGAATTGGAGTTCCGGCCATAA